A genomic stretch from Lathyrus oleraceus cultivar Zhongwan6 chromosome 2, CAAS_Psat_ZW6_1.0, whole genome shotgun sequence includes:
- the LOC127122436 gene encoding uncharacterized protein LOC127122436: MKTGMYEVNGIDHVNAKMDALTQKTENLNITPTAGIAVVAPNSELCGTTGGKKLDGPVNPRLQNPIVYQKSSKATKTVTTDDQPEEQKDKGEENKKEDAVEKEKPYMPPLPYKPPIPYPQRLAKSKNEGKFKKFLLKDILSNKNKFEDNETVTLTMELRAVIQNNMPPKLKDRGSISIPCLIGNFVIDKALCDLGANVSLVPLSICEKLKLGEVRPTRMSLPLADCFVKFSVSMLENIPVHIGQFYIPTDFIIMDIKEDSNIHITLGRPFLATAEAIIDVKKGKLTFEVKEEKVEFIISHFLKAPTIEYSCCFLEVIEEFIREMEME; this comes from the exons ATGAAGACCGGAATGTACGAAGTCAATGGCATAGACCACGTCAATGCTAAAATGGATGCTCTTACTCAAAAGACTGAGAACTTAAACATAACCCCAACAGCTGGAATAGCTGTTGTGGCTCCCAACTCCGAATTATGCGGAACTACTGG TGGGAAGAAATTAGATGGACCAGTTAACCCAAGACTTCAAAACCCAATCGTGTATCAAAAATCTAGTAAAGCAACTAAAACGGTAACAACCGATGATCAACCAGAAGAACAAAAGGATAAAGGAGAGGAAAACAAAAAGGAAGATGCCGtagagaaagaaaaaccttataTGCCTCCGCTACCatacaaaccacctataccttatcctcaaagacttgCTAAGTCTAAAAATGAAGGGAAATTTAAGAAATTC TTACTTAAAGATATCTTATCTAATAAGAACAAGTTTGAGGATAATGAGACTGTTACACTTACTATGGAGTTGCGCGCTGTAATCCAGAATAACATGCCTCCTAAGCTAAAAGATCGAGGTAGTATTTCCATACCTTGCTTAATCGGAAATTTTGTCATAGATAAAGCTTTATGTGACTTAGGAGCCAATGTTAGTTTAGTGCCCTTATCCATATGTGAAAAACTCAAATTAGGAGAAGTAAGACCGACGAGAATGTCTCTTCCACTAGCTGACTGTTTTGTTAAATTTTCAGTAAGTATGCTAGAGAACATCCCCGTTCATATAGGTCAATTCTATATTCCCACCGACTTTATAATAATGGACATAAAGGAGGATTCCAACATCCATATCACTTTAGGAAGACCCTTTTTGGCCACTGCTGAAGCTATCATAGATGTGAAGAAAGGAAAGCTAACCTTTGAGGTTAAGGAAGAAAAAGTTGAATTTATTATATCACATTTCTTAAAGGCACCAACTATAGAATATTCGTGTTGTTTCCTAGAAGTCATCGAAGAATTCATTAGAGAAATGGAGATGGAATGA